GAATTAAAGCCACTCACCTGACGTTTCCAGGACCCGCGAAGGCTAGATCCCTGCCGCTTATCCTGCAAAAACAGGAGCAAGCACCATACCCACCAGCCGGCCTGGTGCCCGAACCGCCTTTCGAACTTCCTACGGAGGAGGCAGTGGAGTTCCCTCAACCTGATGAGACCTATGGACCACCAGCAGACACCTACGGTCCGCCTGCGCAGGTGGAAGAGCCCACTTTTGTCTACGGCCCCCCGGATCAACCAGCCAACGATGACAGTTCAAGCACCTTACCACAAAGTGCGTCCATCATAGACTTGGCCAGTCTGCCGCTGCCTCCCCAAGCTCAGTTCGTTCTTCCGCTGCTGAGCCGCCTGACTGCCTTCCGCCCGCAGCGTCCGGTTCTTGCGACTCCGCAGCGCCGCCCTGCCAAGCTCTCCGTTCGTCCGCGGCAAAATCCGGCCAAGATTGTAAATGCTCCTGTGTTCCCATCAACTCCCCTGGCTTTACCGTTTGTGGATCGCCGCGTTCCATTTCGCCCGCAGCCATCTCGCCTGATAGTAAATGCTCCTTTCTTACGGCCACCTAGGCACTAGACCACATCATCCACTAATTTGACCTGGAACAGCGTGCACCAATGTTTTACACACACTGTAAATAAAGATTGTTGTTTATGTCTAATTTTCGAACGGAAACAAGTATAAGGGAAATTCAGAAGGCCAGTCGCTTCATCAACAGGTACATATGCTGATCCACCTCAAAGCCGTGAAGGTTGT
This window of the Drosophila biarmipes strain raj3 chromosome 3L, RU_DBia_V1.1, whole genome shotgun sequence genome carries:
- the LOC108030923 gene encoding uncharacterized protein LOC108030923 encodes the protein MFGYPTTSLASLTLCSILCLNGIKATHLTFPGPAKARSLPLILQKQEQAPYPPAGLVPEPPFELPTEEAVEFPQPDETYGPPADTYGPPAQVEEPTFVYGPPDQPANDDSSSTLPQSASIIDLASLPLPPQAQFVLPLLSRLTAFRPQRPVLATPQRRPAKLSVRPRQNPAKIVNAPVFPSTPLALPFVDRRVPFRPQPSRLIVNAPFLRPPRH